Proteins from one Chromatiales bacterium genomic window:
- the hemG gene encoding menaquinone-dependent protoporphyrinogen IX dehydrogenase, whose amino-acid sequence MAKILIIYSTTDGHTRKIGERLQQVIAQAGHEVVLVSVDDEAQVDLASFDKIIIGASIRYGLYKPAIIDFVVRNKQLLDSKPNAFFSVNVVARTAEKREPDANPYMQKFLRQTAWQPKELAVFAGKLDYPRYRFIDRQLIRLIMLMTKGPTDPKAVIEFTDWQQVEAFGRRASEVPA is encoded by the coding sequence ATGGCCAAGATCCTGATTATCTATTCCACCACCGATGGTCATACCAGAAAGATCGGCGAGCGATTGCAGCAGGTCATTGCCCAGGCAGGCCATGAGGTGGTGCTGGTATCCGTCGACGACGAAGCGCAGGTCGACCTGGCGAGTTTCGACAAGATCATTATCGGCGCCAGTATTCGCTATGGCCTCTACAAGCCTGCGATCATCGACTTCGTCGTTCGCAACAAACAGCTGCTGGACAGCAAACCGAATGCCTTTTTTTCGGTCAACGTCGTCGCCCGCACCGCGGAAAAACGCGAGCCGGATGCCAATCCATACATGCAGAAGTTTCTCAGACAGACGGCCTGGCAGCCGAAGGAGCTGGCGGTATTTGCCGGCAAGCTGGATTATCCGCGGTACCGGTTTATCGATCGCCAGCTGATCAGGCTCATCATGCTGATGACCAAGGGCCCGACTGATCCGAAAGCGGTCATCGAGTTCACCGACTGGCAACAGGTAGAGGCCTTTGGCCGTCGTGCCAGCGAAGTGCCGGCGTGA
- a CDS encoding ABC transporter permease subunit, whose protein sequence is MYRLIVMHETRALARTGALWAILALLIFAIAFAAWSGGRSVSRQVEGASDAASYEAGMRDRMREETAEYEAKVKATGGPYEFATVRHAPGQGPPQGTNAGAVGGETAVYVALPPTGLAALSIGLSDIQLDYLPITMGKSLAMTANAELENPVNLLAGSFDVAFVVIFLLPIFILAMTYDLLSSEQERGTLAMILAHPVSLRKLMASKLVARAAIILMVVIGLGLVAVLTVGTQLDTPETWLRFGLWVIATLVYSMFWFALAVLVNLYGQSSATNGTILAGAWLILVVIVPTLISLVATTVYPVPSRMDLTVAAREAQTAAEKNMDQSLNAFYAEHLEYVPAGDQRAMDFMTLGQASANTIEKALSPLYAEFQVRRDQQQGLVQRFQYLSPAVMMQLALNEIAGTSGPRYEDFLQQAVAFRAEWNDYFAERFLRQDPLRPADYDSFPVFRYRPEAFSTVLLRLAPSLLGLLVLLLGVALVPFLGIRRYQVAAR, encoded by the coding sequence ATGTATCGTCTCATCGTCATGCATGAGACGCGCGCTCTGGCCCGTACCGGGGCGCTCTGGGCCATTCTTGCGCTGTTGATCTTCGCGATTGCCTTCGCTGCCTGGTCCGGCGGCCGTTCAGTCAGTCGTCAGGTCGAAGGTGCCAGCGATGCTGCCAGCTACGAGGCCGGCATGCGTGACAGGATGCGCGAGGAGACTGCCGAGTACGAGGCAAAGGTCAAGGCCACTGGTGGACCATACGAGTTTGCGACGGTCCGGCACGCTCCGGGGCAAGGGCCTCCGCAGGGGACCAATGCGGGTGCGGTGGGCGGCGAGACTGCGGTCTACGTTGCCCTGCCGCCGACGGGCCTCGCGGCACTGTCCATCGGGTTGAGTGATATCCAGCTCGACTACCTGCCGATAACCATGGGCAAGTCGCTGGCCATGACCGCAAACGCCGAACTCGAAAATCCCGTGAACCTGCTCGCGGGATCCTTCGACGTTGCGTTTGTGGTGATCTTCCTGTTGCCGATTTTCATTCTTGCCATGACCTACGATCTCCTTTCCAGTGAACAGGAGCGCGGCACGCTGGCAATGATCCTTGCCCATCCGGTCTCGCTGCGGAAGTTGATGGCATCGAAGCTCGTGGCCCGGGCCGCGATCATCCTCATGGTTGTGATCGGACTTGGACTTGTCGCGGTACTCACCGTCGGAACACAGCTGGACACTCCGGAAACATGGCTCCGCTTCGGGCTCTGGGTCATTGCCACACTTGTTTACAGCATGTTCTGGTTTGCGCTGGCGGTGCTGGTGAATCTTTACGGGCAGAGTTCGGCCACCAACGGCACCATTCTGGCCGGCGCCTGGCTGATTCTGGTGGTCATCGTTCCCACGCTGATCAGCCTGGTGGCGACGACGGTCTACCCGGTGCCATCACGCATGGACCTGACGGTCGCGGCGCGCGAAGCGCAGACCGCGGCCGAGAAGAACATGGACCAGTCGCTGAATGCTTTTTATGCCGAGCACCTGGAGTATGTGCCGGCCGGCGACCAGCGTGCCATGGACTTCATGACTCTCGGCCAGGCGAGCGCAAATACGATCGAAAAGGCGCTGTCTCCGCTGTATGCCGAATTCCAGGTCAGGCGAGACCAGCAGCAGGGCCTGGTACAGCGTTTCCAGTACCTCTCGCCAGCCGTGATGATGCAACTGGCACTGAACGAAATTGCAGGCACAAGTGGCCCCCGTTACGAAGACTTCCTGCAGCAGGCCGTTGCCTTCCGCGCCGAGTGGAATGACTACTTCGCCGAACGGTTCCTCCGCCAGGACCCGCTGCGCCCTGCGGACTACGACAGCTTCCCTGTCTTCCGCTACAGGCCCGAGGCATTCAGTACCGTGCTGTTGCGGCTCGCCCCATCCCTGCTGGGTTTGCTGGTGCTGCTGCTCGGTGTCGCGCTGGTGCCGTTTCTCGGCATCCGGCGCTACCAGGTTGCGGCTCGATAG